Proteins from one Colias croceus chromosome 22, ilColCroc2.1 genomic window:
- the LOC123701801 gene encoding stress-associated endoplasmic reticulum protein 2 — protein MAPKQRMRIANEIASKNITMRGNVPKTTKEKEDQYPVSPWLLALFIFVVCGSAVFQLIQSIRLA, from the exons atggCGCCAAAACAGAGGATGCGTATTGCTAACGAGATCGCCAGCAAAAATATCACAATGAGGGGGAATGTACCAAAAACAACAAAg gaAAAGGAAGACCAATACCCCGTCTCGCCCTGGCTCTTAGCGCTCTTCATCTTCGTCGTCTGTGGCTCCGCTGTCTTCCAACTCATACAATCTATAAGACTTGCCTAA